The genomic region TGCTCAAAGAAAAAGGCCAAGGAGCGATCCGACGCACTCCTTGGCCATGGGTTTTTACTGCGGGGTGGCTAGCTTAGATCCCGACCCCGTCGTCTCCGATATCCTTGTGGGGGTGACTGCTGCGCTTGTAAAGGAGCACGCTGATACCCTCAGGCGTCCGGTCGAACTCGAAGGCGAGGCAGTTCTCGTAGGCGACGAACGCGACAGGCTCCAGCTGCCCCAGGTCGCGCAGCCTGAAAAGCAGACGGTTCCCCTTAGCGAGGTGCTCCAGGAGACCCTGCGGCACGTCGAGCACGAAGGCCCCCTTCTCTTCCCTCAGGTCGACCAGGTTCAGGTTGGTCGCTGCCACCTCGCCGAGGCTGATGCGTCGAACCCAGGAGCTTCCGGTTCCAGCCCCTCCCTCGGTCAACTCTGCGACGTCCTTGGGGAGAGCCTCGACCACCATGCCGGCCGCCACCGTGGCGTTGGTGAAGCGGTCGATGAGGATGAAGCTGCCGGTATCCCTGTTCTCGCGGTACGGGTCGAAGGAGACCGGGCGGTCCAGCTCCAGCCTCGCCAGGCCGATCTCGTTCAGCCCAAGCGTTGCCACCTGCTTCTGCTCCAGGGTGTTCACGTCGGTCGCATAGTGGACCGCGGTCACCCTGCCGGGGGTGACACCTGTGGCAGTCTTCACCAGGTACAGCTGCCCCGGCTGCAGCGGTTCGTCGTGAAGCCAGACGAGCTGCGCCTCGGGATGCCGCGTGTAAAGCGGCGGCGCGTCGCTGCGTGTCAGCATGTCGCCGCGGCTGATGTCGATTTCGTCTTCGAGCGTCAACGTCACGGCCTGGCCGGCGACAGCCTCATCGAGATCGCCGTTCATGGTGACTATCCTTGAGACCTTGCTTACCTGCCCGGACGAGGCGACACGGATTTCGTCGCCGGGACGGATGGCCCCGGAGGCGACGGTGCCGCAGAAACCGCGGAAATCGAGGTTGGGACGGTTCACCCACTGCACCGGCAGCCGGAAAGCCTGGTCGACACGGTCATCCTCGACCTGCACGGTCTCGAGGAAGTGCAAAAGCGGCGGCCCCTGGTACCAGGGGGTGTTGGCGCTCTTCTCGATGATGTTATCGCCGTTTAAAGCCGAGATCGGGAGCGCCGTGATGGAGCTGAAGCCAAGCGGAGCGGCGAATTCCCGGTACTCCCTCTCGATGGCGGCAAACTTCTCCGCGTCGAAATCGATCAGGTCCATCTTGTTGATGGCCAGGACGATATGGCGGATCCCCACCAGCGACACCAGGTAGCTGTGCCGGCGGGTCTGGGTCAAAAGCCCCTTGCGTGCGTCCACCAGGATGACCGCCACCTTCGCGGTGGAGGCGCCGGTCACCATGTTGCGGGTGTACTGCTCGTGGCCGGGGGTGTCGGCGACGATGAACTTGCGGCGGTCGGTGGAGAAGAAGCGATAGGCGACGTCGATGGTGATACCCTGTTCCCGCTCGGCCTGCAGCCCGTCCAAAAGCAGCGCGTAGTCGATGGCTCCCCCCTGGGTACCCACCTTCTTGCTGTCCGCCTCAAGCGCCGCCAGCTGGTCCTCGAACACCATCTTCGAGTCCCACAGAAGGCGGCCGATCAGGGTGCTTTTGCCGTCGTCCACGCTGCCGCAGGTGATGAAACGGAGCAGCGACTTCTCCTCCTGGCTCTTCAGGTAGGCGAGGATATCCTTCTCGATCAGATCGGATTGATGTGCCATTAGAAGTACCCCTCCTGTTTCTTCTTCTCCATCGAACCGGCCTGGTCGTGGTCGATCAGGCGCCCCTGGCGTTCGGAGGTGCGGGTGAGGAGCATTTCCTGGATGATCTCGGGCAAGGTATCGGCCTCGGATTCGACAGCGCCGGTGAGCGGGTAGCATCCCAGGGTGCGGAAGCGGACCGATTTGTACTCGATCTTCTCGCCGGGCTTGAGTTCGAGCCGGTCGTCGTCCACCATGATCAGCATGCCGTCGCGCTCGACCACCGGCCTTACGGCGGCGTAGTAAAGAGGGACGATCGGTATCTGCTCCAGATGGATGTACTGCCAGATGTCGAGTTCGGTCCAGTTGGAGAGGGGGAAGACCCGGATGCTCTCGCCCGGCTTGATCCGGGTGTTGTAGAGGCTCCAGAGCTCTGGGCGCTGGTTCTTCGGGTCCCAGCGGTGGTTCGCGCTGCGGAAGGAGAAGATGCGCTCCTTGGCGCGGGATTTCTCCTCGTCGCGTCGAGCCCCACCGAAGGCTGCGTCGAACTTGTAGTGGTCGAGCGCCTGCTTCAACCCTTCGGTCTTCATCACGTCGGTGTAAAGCGCCGAGCCGTGGGTGAAGGGACTCACCCCCCTTTTCACGCCGTCCTCGTTCACGTGCACCAGAAGTTCCATACCAGATTCCTTGGCCATCCGCCCGCGGAACTCGATCATGTCGCGGAACTTCCAGGTGGTGTCGACGTGCAGCAAGGGAAAGGGTGGCGGAGCCGGGTAGAAGGCCTTACGGGCGAGATGAAGCATGACCGCCGAGTCCTTGCCGATGGAGTAAAGCATCACCGGATTGTCGAATTCGGCTACCACTTCACGGATGATGTGGATGCTTTCCGCTTCGAGTTGCTGCAGATGGGTAAATTGTCTGGTCATATGAGTTCCCATTTCAAAGCTGTGTGCCGGTTGCCCGATGCTGCCACCGGGTAATCCCCTCGTTGGCTTCCTATCTTCTGTGTAGCCCGCACTCTTTGTGCTCCGGATTCTCCCACCACCAGCGGCCGGCCCTGGCGTCCTCTCCCGGCTGTACCGCGCGGGTGCAGGGGGCGCAGCCGATGGATCGGTATCCCTCTTTCAACAGGCGGTTTTGAGGAAGCCGATGCACCTGCACGTAGGCCTGGAGCTCCTCTTCGTTCCAGTTAAGCAGCGGGTTCAGCTTCAAGATGCCGCCGTTTAAGTTGTCGAGTTCTATTGGCTTGAGATCTACGCGGGTCACGTTGTGTTCCCGGCGCATCCCGGTGATCCACCCGGAGAGCCCCTGAAGGGCCCGGCCCAGCGGCTCCACCTTCCGGATGTGGCAGCACTCGTGGCGGTTATCGAGCGACTCCCTGAAGGAGAAGAGCCCT from Citrifermentans bremense harbors:
- a CDS encoding phosphoadenylyl-sulfate reductase, producing the protein MKSVPELSPNASPQDILRLGLEAAQGPVKLACSFSLEDVAIIDLAKAAGLEIGVFALDTGRLNEETYEVADAISQRYGISIDWYFPLHEAVEKLEREKGLFSFRESLDNRHECCHIRKVEPLGRALQGLSGWITGMRREHNVTRVDLKPIELDNLNGGILKLNPLLNWNEEELQAYVQVHRLPQNRLLKEGYRSIGCAPCTRAVQPGEDARAGRWWWENPEHKECGLHRR
- the cysD gene encoding sulfate adenylyltransferase subunit CysD translates to MTRQFTHLQQLEAESIHIIREVVAEFDNPVMLYSIGKDSAVMLHLARKAFYPAPPPFPLLHVDTTWKFRDMIEFRGRMAKESGMELLVHVNEDGVKRGVSPFTHGSALYTDVMKTEGLKQALDHYKFDAAFGGARRDEEKSRAKERIFSFRSANHRWDPKNQRPELWSLYNTRIKPGESIRVFPLSNWTELDIWQYIHLEQIPIVPLYYAAVRPVVERDGMLIMVDDDRLELKPGEKIEYKSVRFRTLGCYPLTGAVESEADTLPEIIQEMLLTRTSERQGRLIDHDQAGSMEKKKQEGYF
- the cysN gene encoding sulfate adenylyltransferase subunit CysN, translated to MAHQSDLIEKDILAYLKSQEEKSLLRFITCGSVDDGKSTLIGRLLWDSKMVFEDQLAALEADSKKVGTQGGAIDYALLLDGLQAEREQGITIDVAYRFFSTDRRKFIVADTPGHEQYTRNMVTGASTAKVAVILVDARKGLLTQTRRHSYLVSLVGIRHIVLAINKMDLIDFDAEKFAAIEREYREFAAPLGFSSITALPISALNGDNIIEKSANTPWYQGPPLLHFLETVQVEDDRVDQAFRLPVQWVNRPNLDFRGFCGTVASGAIRPGDEIRVASSGQVSKVSRIVTMNGDLDEAVAGQAVTLTLEDEIDISRGDMLTRSDAPPLYTRHPEAQLVWLHDEPLQPGQLYLVKTATGVTPGRVTAVHYATDVNTLEQKQVATLGLNEIGLARLELDRPVSFDPYRENRDTGSFILIDRFTNATVAAGMVVEALPKDVAELTEGGAGTGSSWVRRISLGEVAATNLNLVDLREEKGAFVLDVPQGLLEHLAKGNRLLFRLRDLGQLEPVAFVAYENCLAFEFDRTPEGISVLLYKRSSHPHKDIGDDGVGI